One Candidatus Rokuibacteriota bacterium DNA window includes the following coding sequences:
- a CDS encoding protease modulator HflK: MAFNDERGQMGRWARGAGDWEDLGSRLPRLPQFSRKHILAVVIVILAIWLGSGFYIVGPGEQGVVRQFGK; encoded by the coding sequence ATGGCCTTCAACGACGAGAGAGGACAGATGGGACGCTGGGCCCGGGGCGCCGGCGATTGGGAGGATCTCGGCTCGCGCCTCCCACGGCTCCCTCAATTTTCACGGAAGCACATCCTCGCCGTGGTCATCGTCATCCTCGCCATCTGGCTGGGGTCAGGCTTCTACATCGTCGGCCCCGGCGAGCAGGGCGTGGTCAGGCAGTTCGGGAAGG